One segment of Danio aesculapii chromosome 3, fDanAes4.1, whole genome shotgun sequence DNA contains the following:
- the wipi2 gene encoding WD repeat domain phosphoinositide-interacting protein 2 isoform X2, producing the protein MNLASQSGEAGCSQLLFANFNQDNTSLAVGTKSGYKFFSLSSVDKLEQIYECTDTEDVCIVERLFSSSLVAIVSLKAPRKLKVCHFKKGTEICNYSYSNTILAVKLNRQRLIVCLEESLYIHNIRDMKVLHTIRETPPNPSGLCALSISNDNCYLAYPGSATIGEVQVFDTVNLRAANMIPAHDSPLAALAFDASGTKLATASEKGTVIRVFSIPEGQKLFEFRRGVKRCVSICSLAFSMEGLYLSASSNTETVHIFKLETQREKPQEEPTTWTGYFGKVLMASTTYLPAHVTEMFTQGRAFATVRLPFSGHKNICALAIIQKIPRLLVAAADGYLYLYNLDPQEGGECTLMKQHKLDGSAEPANEILEQTAHDRPLVAQTYSAAVAKGYSEDQGAVGGAGVEDDMNTLHLDEENEQPPLILETD; encoded by the exons ATGAACCTGGCCAGTCAGAGCGGAGAGGCCGGCTGCAGCCAGCTGCTCTTCGCCAACTTTAATCAGGACAACAC ATCCCTAGCTGTTGGTACCAAGTCAGGGTACAAGTTTTTCTCCTTGTCATCGGTGGACAAATTGGAACAGATCTATGAATGTA CTGACACAGAAGATGTGTGCATCGTGGAGAGATTGTTCTCCAGCAGTCTCGTCGCTATTGTCAGCCTTAAGGCTCCTAGGAAACTGAAGGTCTGTCATTTCAAGAAAGGGACGGAGATATGCAACTACAGCTACTCGAACACTATACTGGCTGTGAAACTAAACAGACAG CGATTGATCGTGTGTTTAGAGGAGTCACTCTATATCCACAACATTAGGGATATGAAAGTACTACACACCATTCGAGAGACCCCTCCCAATCCTTCCG GACTATGTGCCCTCTCAATCAGTAATGACAACTGCTACCTGGCCTATCCGGGAAGTGCAACGATTGGAGAAGTACAAGTTTTTGACACAGTCAACCTG AGGGCAGCTAATATGATACCTGCCCATGACAGCCCACTAGCAGCACTGGCATTTGATGCAAGTGGCACTAAATTGGCCACGGCTTCTGAAAAG GGCACCGTAATCCGTGTGTTCTCGATTCCAGAAGGCCAAAAGCTCTTTGAGTTCAGGAGAGGGGTAAAGAG ATGTGTGAGCATCTGTTCCCTGGCCTTTAGTATGGAGGGACTCTATCTGTCTGCCTCAAGCAACACAGAGACGGTTCATATTTTTAAGCTGGAGACCCAGAGAGAGAA GCCTCAGGAGGAGCCCACTACTTGGACAGGATACTTTGGGAAAGTGTTGATGGCCTCCACAACATATCTGCCTGCACACGTAACAGAGATGTTCACTCAAGGACGGGCGTTTGCTACAGTCAGACTTCCCTTTTCAGGACACAAGAACATCTGCGCTCTGGCCAT AATTCAGAAGATTCCACGGCTGCTGGTGGCGGCTGCAGATGGCTATCTGTACCTGTACAATCTGGACCCTCAGGAGGGAGGAGAATGCACACTAATGAAACAGCATAA GTTGGATGGAAGTGCAGAGCCGGCGAATGAGATTCTTGAACAGACAGCTCACGATCGGCCGCTTGTGGCCCAGACCTACAGTGCTGCTGTTGCCAAAG GTTACAGTGAGGATCAGGGGGCAGTAGGGGGAGCTGGAGTGGAGGACGACATGAACACCCTCCACCTGGATGAAGAGAACGAGCAGCCTCCATTAATCCTGGAAACAGACTGA
- the wipi2 gene encoding WD repeat domain phosphoinositide-interacting protein 2 isoform X1 has protein sequence MNLASQSGEAGCSQLLFANFNQDNTSLAVGTKSGYKFFSLSSVDKLEQIYECTDTEDVCIVERLFSSSLVAIVSLKAPRKLKVCHFKKGTEICNYSYSNTILAVKLNRQRLIVCLEESLYIHNIRDMKVLHTIRETPPNPSGLCALSISNDNCYLAYPGSATIGEVQVFDTVNLRAANMIPAHDSPLAALAFDASGTKLATASEKGTVIRVFSIPEGQKLFEFRRGVKRCVSICSLAFSMEGLYLSASSNTETVHIFKLETQREKSVPQEEPTTWTGYFGKVLMASTTYLPAHVTEMFTQGRAFATVRLPFSGHKNICALAIIQKIPRLLVAAADGYLYLYNLDPQEGGECTLMKQHKLDGSAEPANEILEQTAHDRPLVAQTYSAAVAKGYSEDQGAVGGAGVEDDMNTLHLDEENEQPPLILETD, from the exons ATGAACCTGGCCAGTCAGAGCGGAGAGGCCGGCTGCAGCCAGCTGCTCTTCGCCAACTTTAATCAGGACAACAC ATCCCTAGCTGTTGGTACCAAGTCAGGGTACAAGTTTTTCTCCTTGTCATCGGTGGACAAATTGGAACAGATCTATGAATGTA CTGACACAGAAGATGTGTGCATCGTGGAGAGATTGTTCTCCAGCAGTCTCGTCGCTATTGTCAGCCTTAAGGCTCCTAGGAAACTGAAGGTCTGTCATTTCAAGAAAGGGACGGAGATATGCAACTACAGCTACTCGAACACTATACTGGCTGTGAAACTAAACAGACAG CGATTGATCGTGTGTTTAGAGGAGTCACTCTATATCCACAACATTAGGGATATGAAAGTACTACACACCATTCGAGAGACCCCTCCCAATCCTTCCG GACTATGTGCCCTCTCAATCAGTAATGACAACTGCTACCTGGCCTATCCGGGAAGTGCAACGATTGGAGAAGTACAAGTTTTTGACACAGTCAACCTG AGGGCAGCTAATATGATACCTGCCCATGACAGCCCACTAGCAGCACTGGCATTTGATGCAAGTGGCACTAAATTGGCCACGGCTTCTGAAAAG GGCACCGTAATCCGTGTGTTCTCGATTCCAGAAGGCCAAAAGCTCTTTGAGTTCAGGAGAGGGGTAAAGAG ATGTGTGAGCATCTGTTCCCTGGCCTTTAGTATGGAGGGACTCTATCTGTCTGCCTCAAGCAACACAGAGACGGTTCATATTTTTAAGCTGGAGACCCAGAGAGAGAAGTCAGT GCCTCAGGAGGAGCCCACTACTTGGACAGGATACTTTGGGAAAGTGTTGATGGCCTCCACAACATATCTGCCTGCACACGTAACAGAGATGTTCACTCAAGGACGGGCGTTTGCTACAGTCAGACTTCCCTTTTCAGGACACAAGAACATCTGCGCTCTGGCCAT AATTCAGAAGATTCCACGGCTGCTGGTGGCGGCTGCAGATGGCTATCTGTACCTGTACAATCTGGACCCTCAGGAGGGAGGAGAATGCACACTAATGAAACAGCATAA GTTGGATGGAAGTGCAGAGCCGGCGAATGAGATTCTTGAACAGACAGCTCACGATCGGCCGCTTGTGGCCCAGACCTACAGTGCTGCTGTTGCCAAAG GTTACAGTGAGGATCAGGGGGCAGTAGGGGGAGCTGGAGTGGAGGACGACATGAACACCCTCCACCTGGATGAAGAGAACGAGCAGCCTCCATTAATCCTGGAAACAGACTGA